Genomic window (Daucus carota subsp. sativus chromosome 5, DH1 v3.0, whole genome shotgun sequence):
CTGCAATAAACTTTCTGAAGAGGAACTAGAATGCTGTCCTATATGCAAAATTGATTTGGGTTGTGTGCCAGAGGAGAAGCTGAGGTCTGATGATCCTTTAAAAATGCAATATAGTGTTTTCTTTATTGTCAATCGTTCTAGGTGCATGATCATATGTTGTTCatgtaaaatatatcaaaatttgtttttattttagctTAATAGGTAGAGATTTTGCATTCTCAGGCCAGATCATATTTTGCAAGATTTAAGAGCAAAGATCTTTCCTTACAAAAGAAGAAAGTTGGATCCACCTGAAGCTATTTCTTCCATTGCATTACctgaaagaagaaaggaaaggtCACTCTCTTCATTGGTAGTCAACACTCCTAAAGTTTCACCAAAGACTGCACTGACTGGGAAAAGATCAAAAGCAACTGCTAGAAAGTCGCTGAGAGGTTCTAGTTTTTCAGTTCAGAAACATGTTAAGAAAGAGGAAGATTATGAAAGTGATTCAGAGAGCTTTAACTCACGCGAGACACTGACCAAGTTCTCTCAGACCATAAGGCAGGTAAGATGTCTGGCCTCTTATCCTGGTTCCTGTAGTGTAAGACTTTTACTGCTCGAGCTCTAAAAGTGGTAGTTTATAATGTATATGCTTCTCTTTCAGTGGTTTTTAAGAATATACATTTTTATGTGCAGAATTTTTCAAATGGTGAACCGTCTAGTCATTCTATACCAAATATAGGAACAGACAGTGGTGCTAGCACAGGGGAGGGGAAAGCTGATCTATGGAAGCCTCTGAACTTCCTGGTAGAAGTTGCAAATAGGAGTAAATCCTCAAAGTCTACCTCACAAGAACCTGCATCCAAATCAGAACCTACAAATGTTGCGAAGACTAAAGGACTTTCTTTTAGAAATAAACGGAAAACCAAAGATAAAAGGAATAGCACCGGTTTAAATCCTCCTGAAtctgaaagacagaatttgttaaGTTTGGGTCAAAAAAAGGCAGATACTTCTGGAAAATCAAACGTTTCTCTGCAGGCTGTGTTAGATGCTAACAGCATCAGGCATGACAGAAGATTAAGTCCAGTTTGGTGCTCATTAGTGGCTTCTAAAGACCTGTGAGAATCTTGTTATAATTCATCGTTTAAAGACGAGATTTCTAGggcaattaaaattttgttttatcatCTTGTTGACAATTGGTAATATCTAAGATCCTGCATTTCAACTGTTTCAGGGAAGACTATAGGTCCTTGCCCCAGATACCTGCAAGTTTCTTGAGAATAAAGTATGTGTTCTTATCTCCCTTAGTGTATGCTTTGTATGATTATGCCTGTCTACTTCAAAGCATTGTAAGATCAACCTTTTTTTCTTAGGATGGACTAGTATGACTGATTTATTTTCTACATGGTTGTCATGTATTATATGGTTTGCTAATTGGAATAGAGCTGTTTTTATTATCAACCATCTGCtgctttactttttttttttgtggctAATAAAATTTGACTTTGACTTTAAACCCTAAAGCACCTTAACCGTATCAGATTAGAGGTTCACGAGTGATTTTCAAGGAAGAAGTTAGTCTCACTACTTCTCTTTGTTGTGTGTCTTCATCTATGCTAATGTTTAGCTGTGATGTGACAGACCAGCAGTGACTTGTCAAGTATAGCAACAAGCTTTGAGAGTTCTGAGTAACCATAGTATATTTTTGCTGTTTTAAAAGTGCGAAAGATAACTATGTATTGAAAAGGGTACAAATACCATGACTTTTCCTTAGTTATCTCAATTTTCCATAATATCTTGCAGGGATGGAAGCACATCTGTTTCCTTTATACAGAAATACCTGATGAGGAAACTAGACCTTCCAAGTGAAGACGAAGTGAGTGATCACATCTTTTACAGCCTGTATGTTACTCGagcatttatattaaaaataaagtgtattttttttttgcgcTACAGGTTGAGATAAGATGCAGGGGAGAGCCAGTTATCCCCACATTGCAACTGTATAAACTGATTGAACTGTGGCTACAGACAGTATCAACATCCGAAAAAATATCTGCAACAATTGGGTCCTCTGCTGAGGAATTTGTGATGGTCTTAGGATATGCTCGCAAACCTGCATCTGCATGAGCCTACTGCCTATATATAGCAATGATATTCTCCAAAGCCAGTAAAATTATGATGCGCACTGCTATTGCAGTCTCTGCTgagtttttttttctaatttttttccgGGGGTCTGTTCCATTATATTTTCACCTTGCATCATACTCAGCTGGGAGGGGAGAGGAATTgatttcatttaattttcatTGAGCACCATATCCAGCTGGGGATTTCTTGGGGGTGGGGGGGATTggttccattttttttttttgttgaccaTATTCAGCTGTTGTAACTTATTTATGTTTGTATTTTGTAGTATTTCTGCCCTTTCTCACTGCATTTTTTGGATATTTCAATGTGTTTTCACATTAATTTcataatgtaatatatatatacatgcatacaGTGATTACTGGCAGTGACCCTTCATTCATTACGACTTGCTAATTATTGTTAACGAAGAGCAGAGTACTTTTCTTCAAAACTATGGAGTTTAAGATATGATTTTACAGTCACCAGAGGATTAAGGTCAATTGCTCCATATCACACTGTATACATTATTAATCGATGAACTTGAGTGATTCGTAGCTAAGCCTGAGTGCAATTGTGCTCActgtatttgtaaaaataacaGCAGGCCATATTACATGCCTTCGGAAAAACATGCTTCAATTCGGCCACAAGTACGGAGTTCATCAGTCCTGGTAACCAATTGTGCAGTTTGCAAAAGCTTGGCTTTGATACTTCTTGCAGATGCATACTTTCCAACATTACATGAAGGGTGTCTACTAGGGGTGACCTCGAAAAAGGAGTGTAACAAAACTGGTGTAGCCGTGCAGGGATCCACAGTCCGCCAATCATCCCAGGGCACAGGGCCGCTTCCATAAGATGCAAAACATAAAACTCTTCCCCCATCCAAAGCAACCATGTAGTCTGAGAAGTCCTCATAAAATTTCAGTCACGCAAGCGTGTAGGATTCAGAGAATCCAGAAATTTATCATCAAGACTTGATGATGTACGCATGAAAGAACAACACGAAGAACACTATAGAATCTCAtcttaaatttgaattaaatgaCGTGAAAGTAGCATTTTTCATT
Coding sequences:
- the LOC108222982 gene encoding E3 ubiquitin protein ligase DRIP2, producing MGRVKREAIVACMTCPLCKNILRDATTISECLHTFCRKCICNKLSEEELECCPICKIDLGCVPEEKLRPDHILQDLRAKIFPYKRRKLDPPEAISSIALPERRKERSLSSLVVNTPKVSPKTALTGKRSKATARKSLRGSSFSVQKHVKKEEDYESDSESFNSRETLTKFSQTIRQNFSNGEPSSHSIPNIGTDSGASTGEGKADLWKPLNFLVEVANRSKSSKSTSQEPASKSEPTNVAKTKGLSFRNKRKTKDKRNSTGLNPPESERQNLLSLGQKKADTSGKSNVSLQAVLDANSIRHDRRLSPVWCSLVASKDLEDYRSLPQIPASFLRIKDGSTSVSFIQKYLMRKLDLPSEDEVEIRCRGEPVIPTLQLYKLIELWLQTVSTSEKISATIGSSAEEFVMVLGYARKPASA